Proteins encoded in a region of the Zea mays cultivar B73 chromosome 4, Zm-B73-REFERENCE-NAM-5.0, whole genome shotgun sequence genome:
- the LOC103653089 gene encoding uncharacterized protein produces MGGGLLAAASSLRVELFNGVGRLAEGFIHKVDKGGSDVELLEDARIIAPQGIQWHVFAAFGTLKGGRADWLIEKCTELGSSSVTPLLTERCHTIAENQVDRLQRLVLAAVKQCMEFGYHLRSWPVKQCMEFGSLLNDFVKCLQICAKHNNMCRFCE; encoded by the exons GGTTGAACTATTCAATGGGGTGGGCCGTTTAGCTGAAGGATTCATACATAAAGTTGACAAAGGTGGCTCAGATGTTGAGTTATTAGAGGATGCTAGGATCATAGCTCCTCAAGGCATCCAATGGCATGTCTTTGCTGCGTTTG GGACACTGAAAGGCGGACGTGCGGATTGGCTTATAGAGAAATGTACT GAACTTGGATCTTCTAGTGTTACCCCTCTCTTGACAGAACGATGTCACACAATAGCGGAAAATCAGGTGGACAGGCTGCAACGCCTTGTGCTGGCTGCAGTTAAACAATGTATGGAGTTTGGGTATCACCTCCGTTCTTGGCCTGTTAAACAATGTATGGAGTTTGGGAGCCTGTTAAATGATTTTGTAAAGTGTTTGCAAATATGTGCAAAACATAATAACATGTGTaggttttgtgaatga